In Cicer arietinum cultivar CDC Frontier isolate Library 1 chromosome 1, Cicar.CDCFrontier_v2.0, whole genome shotgun sequence, one DNA window encodes the following:
- the LOC101511169 gene encoding gibberellin 2-beta-dioxygenase 8-like — protein MDYDPPFLETYNTLLQGANNISDINDHKSSMVQKCDEIPLIDLKRLKLSHLEREECMKEISEAARKWGFFQVVNHGVSQEVLERMHFQQKEVFRTSFVIKSQENFLNLPSRSYRWGNSFATNPKQFMWSEALHMFVPDLAKMIHHHKSLRSTIEDFVTVVTPLAEKLVEILAQELNIKFNYFQKNCSSNTCYLRLNRYPLCPFPSKVIGFLPHADSSFLTIVHQDHIGGLQLMKHGNWIPVKPNSQALIVNIGDLFQALSNGVYKSVEHRVIAAEKVERFSMAYFYSPSIDAVIESYATPPLYKKFTFGEYKDQIMKDVKEGGDKVGLSRFLL, from the exons ATGGATTATGATCCACCTTTTTTAGAGACCTACAACACCCTTTTACAAGGTGCCAACAATATTAGTGACATAAATGATCACAAATCCTCTATGGTACAAAAGTGTGATGAGATACCTCTAATTGATCTAAAACGTTTAAAACTTAGTCACCTTGAGAGAGAAGAATGCATGAAAGAAATAAGTGAAGCAGCTAGAAAATGGGGATTTTTCCAAGTTGTGAATCATGGAGTTTCACAAGAGGTTCTAGAGAGGATGCACTTTCAACAAAAGGAAGTGTTCCGAACATCTTTTGTAATTAAATCACAAGAGAATTTTTTGAACTTGCCTTCAAGAAGTTATAGGTGGGGGAATTCATTTGCCACTAATCCAAAGCAATTCATGTGGTCAGAAGCTTTGCACATGTTTGTTCCTGATCTTGCAAAGATGATCCATCACCACAAAAGTTTAAG ATCAACAATTGAAGACTTTGTAACAGTAGTTACTCCTTTGGCAGAGAAGTTGGTGGAAATTCTAGCACAAGAGTTGaacataaaattcaattatttccAAAAGAATTGTTCATCAAACACTTGTTATCTTCGCCTCAATAGATATCCACTATGTCCATTCCCTTCAAAGGTGATTGGCTTTTTACCTCATGCTGATTCTAGTTTCCTTACTATAGTACATCAAGATCATATTGGTGGGTTGCAATTGATGAAACATGGAAATTGGATTCCTGTCAAACCTAATTCTCAAGCTCTCATTGTTAATATTGGTGATTTGTTCCAG GCACTAAGCAATGGGGTGTACAAGAGTGTTGAACATCGAGTGATTGCTGCTGAGAAAGTGGAAAGATTTTCTATGGCATATTTCTATAGCCCTTCCATTGATGCTGTGATAGAGAGCTATGCCACGCCGCCATTATACAAGAAATTTACTTTTGGAGAGTATAAAGACCAAATAATGAAAGATGTTAAGGAAGGTGGTGATAAAGTGGGCCTATCTAGGTTTCTCTTGTAG